The following coding sequences are from one Culex quinquefasciatus strain JHB chromosome 1, VPISU_Cqui_1.0_pri_paternal, whole genome shotgun sequence window:
- the LOC119769628 gene encoding uncharacterized protein LOC119769628, which yields MWTCPIAARCSTCGGRHHSLIHPEKPAGVRGSASNRPAPVVQQAAGSSVPSAGTGTASTPQALTSSVATIYAANVAAESRRIHVFLSTVLVSVKDCNGKLHTARALLDSGSQANLISERLCHMLRLPRKKVSVPISGVGSARMQVDSSASAIIASRVSNYTVPMEFLVLKRVTEDQPSATIAIGEWNLPSDMVLADPGFNKRAPIDLLLGLEHFYEFLLLNGGQVQIQRPGEGLPLFVNTVFGWIAAGKTDLGSLNPVPSCHVSVNATLEEKIERFWTIEELQEAPKQTQEEQDCEEHFQTTFSRDTTGRYVVRLPKRLGFEKMIGESRDMAVRRLMQLERRLGKDEGLRVRYSEAIHTYLEQDHMRLVSEEELKGDTRLECYLPHHPVFKESSTTTKIRPVFDGSAKTTSNHSLNEALMVGPVLQDPLFDLVLRFRKKQVALVADIEKMYLQVKVHSDDTPLQRILWRPSPSEPIRTYEMLRVTFGLAPSSYLATRCLQQLAHDEGEVYQRAREALLRDFYVDDFIGGAESEEEALLLRQELEQLLPKGGFRLRKWVSNATGALAGLAADDLGTQTKLNFDQEQVKTLGINWQPGPDVLGIDVSSLSVSGPWTRRRVYSIIAQLWDPSGITAPVISWAKIRMQLLWVATQGWDDPLAPSLATQWTEFHQQLPELAKIAVDRCAFVENPAHVEFHVFADASEAAYGACIYVRSVDPSGRVKICLLAAKSRPAGLKKVTLARLELCAALMAARLYSRVVQALKMEGTETWFWSDSTVVLAWLKSPSYVWPTFVANRVSHIQELTKGHRWNHVKGTENPADLVSRGVMPKDLVGLRLWFQGPHWLGAFEEYWSKAKHEETEDPAEELLEKKKNILVVSESPEPHPLIDRYACYWKLLRITAYCMRFARNCQRRKKPSTTSYLTVGELKEAKLALVRSVQQEPFATEIKALANHRLVPAHSSLKLLNPFLDQQGVLRVGGRLRLAGESFSTRHPMILPNSHTFTRQVAVAYHAISLHSGPRMTLAQVRQEFWPLSGKQLATYTYRNCVRCFRSNPVPVKQPPGQLPKPRTTPSRPFTVTGVDYCGPVYLKPAHRRAAALKAYIAVFVCFSTKAVHLELVGDLTTAAFLAALRRFVARRGLPSEVHSDNGLNFQGASNHLRELYDLLQDPTVIEEVTNEASRRGIDWKFIPPRAPNFGGLWEAAVKSAKTSLIRVLGQRQLSFEDMITVLAQIEAAMNSRPLTPLSEDPDELDVLTPGHFLTGTSLLAIPDPDYSDIPTNRLQHYQQLQQLVQQHWKRWRREYISQLHNQNQKFPQATQLKAGQMVVLKEDNKAAIEWPLARIVEVYPGPDGVVRVVKLRLPNGAVYKRQASRVCLLPFERDSIGQTPNAFNPQPSQGAP from the coding sequence ATGTGGACGTGCCCGATTGCTGCACGCTGCAGTACGTGTGGTGGTAGGCACCACTCGTTGATCCACCCCGAGAAGCCAGCGGGTGTCCGTGGTTCGGCATCGAACAGGCCGGCCCCGGTGGTGCAGCAGGCTGCTGGTTCTAGCGTACCGTCAGCAGGGACGGGAACGGCCAGCACACCGCAGGCTCTGACGAGCTCTGTGGCAACCATTTACGCTGCAAACGTGGCAGCGGAGTCGAGGAGGATTCACGTCTTCTTATCGACGGTTCTCGTTTCGGTGAAAGACTGCAACGGAAAGTTGCACACGGCGAGAGCACTTCTTGATAGCGGGTCGcaggcaaatttgatctcggagCGGCTGTGCCATATGCTGCGATTGCCCCGTAAGAAGGTCAGCGTACCGATATCCGGTGTCGGCAGCGCACGGATGCAGGTTGACAGCTCGGCGTCGGCAATAATTGCCTCGCGCGTCTCGAACTATACCGTACCGATGGAGTTTCTGGTACTGAAACGAGTAACCGAGGACCAGCCGTCGGCAACGATTGCCATCGGCGAGTGGAACCTCCCGTCGGATATGGTTCTGGCGGATCCCGGTTTCAACAAGCGCGCTCCGATTGACCTGCTGTTGGGATTGGAGCACTTCTATGAGTTCTTGCTGTTGAATGGTGGTCAGGTGCAGATCCAGCGTCCTGGTGAAGGTCTTCCGCTGTTTGTCAACACGGTTTTTGGTTGGATAGCAGCAGGGAAGACGGACTTGGGAAGCCTCAACCCTGTCCCGAGTTGTCATGTTTCGGTTAACGCGACTCTGGAGGAGAAAATCGAGCGATTTTGGACCATCGAAGAGCTGCAGGAGGCACCGAAGCAGACACAAGAAGAGCAGGATTGCGAGGAGCACTTCCAGACGACGTTTTCACGCGACACTACGGGAAGGTACGTGGTGCGGCTTCCGAAGCGCTTGGGCTTCGAGAAGATGATCGGCGAATCCAGGGATATGGCGGTGCGACGATTGATGCAGCTCGAGCGCAGGCTCGGTAAAGACGAAGGGCTTCGGGTGCGTTACAGCGAAGCGATCCACACTTATCTCGAGCAGGACCACATGAGATTGGTATCGGAGGAGGAGCTGAAGGGCGACACGCGCCTTGAGTGCTACCTTCCTCACCATCCGGTGTTCAAGGAATCGAGCACAACTACGAAGATTCGACCGGTGTTCGATGGTTCGGCGAAGACGACGTCAAATCATTCGTTGAATGAAGCGCTCATGGTGGGCCCAGTTCTCCAGGACCCGCTTTTTGACCTGGTGCTTCGTTTCCGGAAGAAGCAGGTTGCTCTCGTCGCTGACATCGAGAAGATGTACTTGCAGGTCAAGGTGCATTCCGACGACACCCCTCTGCAGCGGATCTTGTGGAGGCCGTCACCGTCGGAGCCCATTCGGACTTACGAGATGCTTCGGGTCACTTTCGGCCTGGCCCCATCGTCGTACCTAGCGACAAGATGTCTCCAGCAACTGGCGCATGATGAAGGTGAAGTGTACCAACGTGCGAGGGAAGCTCTGCTGCGGGATTTCTACGTCGACGACTTCATCGGAGGAGCGGAGTCCGAGGAAGAAGCGCTTTTGCTGCGGCAAGAGCTGGAGCAGCTGCTGCCGAAGGGCGGTTTCAGGCTGCGCAAGTGGGTGTCAAACGCCACAGGGGCGTTGGCGGGGCTAGCTGCGGACGATCTGGGGACGCAGACCAAGCTCAACTTCGACCAGGAGCAGGTGAAGACGCTGGGCATCAACTGGCAACCTGGGCCAGATGTGCTGGGAATCGACGTGTCGAGTTTGTCCGTGAGCGGACCGTGGACCAGAAGAAGGGTCTACTCGATAATCGCCCAGCTGTGGGATCCGAGCGGAATCACTGCCCCGGTGATATCATGGGCCAAAATCCGGATGCAGCTGCTGTGGGTAGCGACGCAAGGGTGGGACGACCCGTTGGCGCCTTCGCTGGCGACACAATGGACGGAATTCCACCAGCAACTACCCGAGTTAGCCAAGATAGCAGTCGACAGGTGCGCATTCGTGGAGAATCCAGCGCACGTCGAGTTCCATGTGTTTGCGGACGCATCGGAGGCTGCATACGGAGCATGCATATACGTTCGCTCAGTTGACCCATCAGGACGGGTCAAGATTTGCCTGTTGGCGGCGAAGTCGCGGCCTGCAGGTTTGAAGAAGGTCACTCTAGCAAGACTGGAGCTGTGCGCGGCTCTGATGGCAGCGAGGCTGTACAGTAGAGTGGTCCAAGCTCTCAAGATGGAGGGTACGGAAACTTGGTTTTGGTCAGATTCGACAGTCGTGCTGGCGTGGCTCAAGTCGCCATCGTACGTCTGGCCAACGTTCGTCGCGAACCGAGTCTCGCACATTCAGGAGCTGACGAAGGGACATCGTTGGAACCATGTCAAGGGGACGGAGAATCCGGCGGACCTCGTTTCGCGCGGCGTGATGCCGAAGGATCTCGTTGGACTGCGTCTGTGGTTTCAAGGTCCGCACTGGTTGGGGGCATTCGAGGAGTATTGGAGCAAGGCGAAGCACGAGGAGACCGAAGATCCGGCCGAAGAACTGTtggagaagaagaagaacatTCTGGTGGTGTCGGAATCCCCGGAACCTCACCCGCTCATCGATCGCTACGCGTGCTATTGGAAGCTGCTGAGGATCACGGCGTACTGCATGAGGTTTGCTCGGAACTGTCAGCGTCGCAAGAAGCCATCCACAACGTCGTACCTCACCGTCGGCGAGCTGAAGGAAGCCAAACTGGCGCTGGTGCGCAGTGTGCAGCAGGAACCTTTCGCCACGGAGATCAAGGCACTCGCGAACCACCGACTCGTGCCCGCCCATTCGTCGTTGAAGCTGTTGAACCCGTTTCTGGATCAGCAGGGCGTACTCCGTGTTGGTGGCCGGCTTAGACTCGCAGGCGAATCGTTTTCCACCCGGCATCCCATGATACTCCCCAACAGTCACACTTTCACGCGACAAGTAGCCGTCGCGTACCACGCAATTTCCCTCCACTCTGGTCCTCGCATGACGCTCGCTCAAGTTCGCCAGGAGTTTTGGCCGCTAAGTGGCAAACAACTGGCAACCTACACGTATCGGAACTGTGTGCGATGTTTCCGAAGCAACCCTGTCCCTGTCAAGCAACCCCCTGGCCAACTCCCAAAGCCTCGTACAACTCCCTCTCGTCCGTTCACCGTCACCGGTGTAGATTATTGTGGCCCGGTCTACCTGAAGCCCGCACACCGTCGAGCAGCTGCGCTGAAGGCGTACATCGCCGTGTTCGTGTGCTTCAGCACAAAAGCGGTCCACCTTGAGCTTGTAGGGGATCTGACGACCGCGGCGTTTCTTGCGGCCCTGCGACGTTTCGTTGCGCGCCGAGGCCTGCCCTCGGAAGTCCACTCGGACAACGGCCTGAACTTTCAGGGAGCTAGCAACCATCTGCGAGAGCTCTACGATTTGTTGCAAGACCCTACGGTGATCGAGGAGGTCACCAACGAAGCTTCTCGTCGTGGCATCGACTGGAAGTTTATCCCACCGAGAGCGCCGAATTTCGGTGGCTTGTGGGAGGCGGCGGTAAAGTCCGCCAAGACGTCGCTCATCCGCGTGCTCGGCCAGCGACAACTCTCGTTCGAGGACATGATTACTGTCCTCGCGCAAATCGAAGCAGCGATGAATTCCCGTCCGCTCACTCCACTTTCCGAGGATCCGGACGAGTTGGACGTGCTCACACCAGGGCACTTTCTGACCGGAACGTCGCTGCTGGCGATCCCAGATCCGGACTATTCGGACATCCCCACGAACCGGCTGCAGCATTACCAGCAGCTGCAACAACTGGTGCAGCAGCACTGGAAGCGGTGGAGGCGAGAGTACATCTCGCAACTCCACAATCAGAACCAGAAGTTCCCGCAAGCAACCCAGCTGAAGGCTGGCCAGATGGTAGTCCTCAAGGAGGACAACAAGGCGGCAATCGAGTGGCCTCTTGCCCGCATCGTCGAGGTCTACCCGGGCCCTGATGGCGTCGTCCGGGTCGTGAAGCTGCGCCTGCCGAACGGTGCTGTCTACAAGCGACAAGCATCCCGAGTTTGCTTGCTGCCTTTCGAGAGGGACTCGATCGGGCAGACTCCGAACGCCTTCAACCCTCAACCGTCACAAGGCGCACCGTAA